Proteins encoded within one genomic window of Acidimicrobiia bacterium:
- a CDS encoding YIP1 family protein, protein MFDRMMRAARLDRRLYTEVFFDNAATGDAVLIVAGIYGAIYLALVLGSNLGFSVVSFIGILLSGLIGWLIVSGGLWLAGTKIFEGSARGATVIRLTGFTHVPLVLLLAAPFVGSILTDVVVAAALIWFIAAISAAARVLFDFDTRKSVGSALLAVALWWVVQSIGIGDGLASLIRFF, encoded by the coding sequence ATGTTCGACCGGATGATGAGAGCCGCCAGGCTCGACCGCAGGCTCTACACCGAGGTGTTCTTCGACAACGCCGCGACCGGAGACGCCGTCTTGATCGTGGCCGGAATCTACGGTGCCATCTATCTCGCCCTCGTGTTGGGGAGCAATCTCGGGTTCAGCGTCGTCTCGTTCATCGGCATACTGCTCTCGGGCCTGATCGGCTGGCTGATCGTATCCGGAGGGCTCTGGCTGGCGGGAACGAAGATCTTCGAGGGTTCCGCAAGAGGAGCAACGGTGATCCGCCTGACGGGATTCACCCATGTGCCGCTCGTGCTGCTCCTAGCCGCCCCCTTTGTCGGTTCGATCCTCACCGATGTCGTGGTTGCGGCCGCGCTCATCTGGTTCATCGCGGCGATTTCGGCAGCGGCCCGAGTGCTGTTCGACTTCGACACGAGAAAGTCGGTCGGCAGCGCCTTGCTGGCAGTGGCCCTTTGGTGGGTTGTGCAATCGATCGGCATAGGCGATGGGCTCGCCTCCTTGATCCGCTTCTTCTGA
- a CDS encoding NUDIX domain-containing protein encodes MPDSRTHIRQLLAAFDPPDPQQASYRRRMLDLCASAGDPTSRSRFDPGHFTASGFVASPNGAGVLLIHHEKIGKWLQPGGHIEPDDASIEAASRREIAEETGLGAIQSFGLIDIDIHQFPLRADDPAHLHFDLRYGFRARSGLIEAGEGVLDARWIPFDELDRWSADRSVTRPSKALHALVR; translated from the coding sequence ATGCCGGATTCTCGTACGCACATTCGTCAGCTTCTTGCCGCCTTCGATCCCCCAGATCCTCAACAGGCTTCCTATCGCCGTCGCATGCTGGATCTCTGCGCCTCCGCCGGCGATCCGACGTCCCGCAGCCGGTTCGATCCCGGGCACTTCACTGCCAGCGGTTTCGTCGCGTCGCCCAACGGCGCCGGCGTTCTGCTCATTCATCATGAGAAGATCGGCAAGTGGCTGCAGCCCGGAGGGCACATCGAACCGGACGATGCATCGATCGAAGCGGCGAGCCGCCGCGAGATTGCAGAAGAGACCGGCCTGGGCGCCATTCAATCATTCGGTCTGATCGACATCGACATCCACCAGTTTCCCCTTCGGGCGGACGACCCGGCACATCTGCACTTCGACCTGAGATACGGATTCCGAGCACGATCCGGACTCATCGAAGCCGGCGAAGGGGTGCTCGACGCTCGATGGATACCGTTCGACGAGCTGGATCGCTGGAGCGCAGACCGGAGCGTCACCCGCCCGTCGAAAGCACTCCACGCCCTGGTTCGATGA
- the coaA gene encoding type I pantothenate kinase, translating to MSPDSHLDARFIDFDHDEWAELRANTPMTLDEGDLERLRGINEELSLDEVAQIYLPLSRLLNLYVAASQQLYKVTDTFLGQPAERVPYVIGVAGSVAVGKSTVARVLQALLARWPDHPKVDLVTTDGFLFPNEVLEERDLMDRKGFPESYDVRQLVRFMAAVKAGERNIGAPVYSHLAYDVLPGEKRETDRPDILIVEGLNVLQTGDGGATRARVFVSDFFDFSIYMDAHEEHVLQWYIDRFLTLRDTVFQNPDSYFHRYAGLSEDEAVETARDIWNRINGPNLRENILPTRERAHLIIEKDADHTIKKVRLRRI from the coding sequence ATGTCTCCCGACTCGCACCTGGACGCCCGGTTCATCGACTTCGACCACGACGAGTGGGCGGAGCTGCGGGCCAACACCCCGATGACTCTCGATGAGGGGGATCTGGAACGACTGCGTGGTATCAACGAGGAGCTCTCCCTCGATGAGGTGGCCCAGATATACCTTCCGCTGTCCAGGTTGCTGAACCTCTATGTGGCAGCCTCGCAGCAGCTCTACAAGGTTACGGACACATTCCTGGGTCAACCGGCGGAACGAGTCCCTTATGTGATCGGCGTGGCCGGGAGCGTGGCAGTCGGCAAGTCGACCGTTGCTCGCGTCCTGCAAGCGCTTCTGGCCAGGTGGCCGGACCATCCGAAGGTCGATCTGGTCACCACGGACGGTTTCCTATTTCCAAATGAGGTTCTGGAAGAAAGAGACCTCATGGATCGCAAGGGATTTCCCGAGAGCTATGACGTCCGCCAACTGGTCCGGTTCATGGCGGCCGTCAAAGCAGGGGAGAGAAACATCGGCGCACCCGTCTACTCGCACCTGGCCTACGACGTGCTCCCCGGCGAGAAACGCGAGACGGATCGGCCGGACATTCTGATAGTCGAGGGCCTCAACGTTCTGCAGACCGGTGACGGAGGGGCGACCCGGGCCAGGGTATTCGTCAGCGATTTCTTCGACTTTTCCATATACATGGATGCACATGAGGAGCACGTACTGCAGTGGTACATAGACAGGTTCCTGACCCTGCGCGACACCGTCTTTCAGAATCCCGACTCGTACTTCCATCGATACGCCGGGCTTTCCGAAGATGAGGCTGTCGAGACGGCCAGGGACATCTGGAATCGAATCAACGGCCCGAATCTGCGGGAGAACATCCTCCCGACCCGCGAGCGTGCCCATCTCATCATCGAGAAGGATGCCGATCACACGATCAAGAAAGTGCGGTTGCGGCGGATATGA